The Haloplanus sp. CK5-1 genome segment TACCTCGTCCCCGATCGCCACCTCGTCGGAGGTGACGCCGCCGAGGGCGCGAACGGGTTCGCCGTCCACGTCGAACTCGACGATTGCCAGCGTGTTCGGTTCGCGGACGCCCGGCGGTGCCGCCATGCTCGTGGTCCAGGTGATCACCTCGGCAGTGTACTCGCTGAGGTCGACCGTCTCGACCGGTTCCTCTCCGCCCGGACCGATGGGATGACCGGGGAACGTGATGCTGCCGTCGGGGTAGCGGTAGGCTTCCATCATTAGACTGCCTCCATGAGTGTGGTGATGACACAGTTACCGAAGCCGCCGACGTTACAGGCCAGACCGGTGTCCGCGCGGTCGACCTGTCGTTTGCCGGCCTCGCCACGCAGTTGTTCGTATATCTCGTACACCTGTGCGACGCCGCTCGCGCCTAGTGGATGGCCCTTCGATTTGAGGCCACCCGAGGGGTTGATCGGGAGGTCGCCGCCCATCTCGGTGCGACCCTCCTCGACCGCCTTCCAGCCCTCGCCCTTCTCGAAGAAGCCGAGGTCCTCGCTCTGGAGGAACTCGAGGATGGTGAACATGTCGTGGAGTTCGGCAACGTCGACGTCGTCGGGGCCGAGATCCGCCATGTCGTAGGCGATCCGACTCGACTCGACGACCCCGCGCATCGTCGTCGGATCCGCGCGTTCGTGGACGACGTGGGTGTCCGTCGCGCCGCCGACGCCGGAGACGAGCACGTAGTCGTCGGTGTACTCCCGAGCGACCGACTCCGGGCAGAACATGAGCGCCGCGCTCCCGTCGGTGATGGGACAGAAGTCGTAGAGGCGAAGCGGGTCGGCCACGATGGGCGACTCCAGCACCGTCTCTAAGTCCACCTCCTTCTGGAACTGGGCGTGGTCGTTGTGGACGCCGTGGCGGTGGTTCTTCACCGCGACCTTGCCGAGGCTCTCGCGTGGCGCGTCGTAACTGTCGAGGTAGAGGCGCGCGGTCAACCCCGCGAAACTCGGCAGTGTCACGCCGTGTTTGTACTCGACGGGGTGGGTGAGCGAGGCGATGACGTCCGTCGCCTCGGGCGTCGTTCGGTGGGTCATCTTCTCGCCGCCGACGAGCAACGTCATGTCGCTCGCGCCGCTGGCGACCGACTGCCAGGCGTGTTTGACGC includes the following:
- a CDS encoding OB-fold domain-containing protein; translated protein: MEAYRYPDGSITFPGHPIGPGGEEPVETVDLSEYTAEVITWTTSMAAPPGVREPNTLAIVEFDVDGEPVRALGGVTSDEVAIGDEVRPVYVEELRDPDAGIREPDSQEWDGYRFEPV
- a CDS encoding thiolase domain-containing protein, with product MKNVAIIGASMTKFGQRDGWVLDLLSEAGSACLNDAGVAPDAVDHLYVSNMASGEFEGQTGVVNALAHDLAAMPAYTVRVDQTSSSGGAGVKHAWQSVASGASDMTLLVGGEKMTHRTTPEATDVIASLTHPVEYKHGVTLPSFAGLTARLYLDSYDAPRESLGKVAVKNHRHGVHNDHAQFQKEVDLETVLESPIVADPLRLYDFCPITDGSAALMFCPESVAREYTDDYVLVSGVGGATDTHVVHERADPTTMRGVVESSRIAYDMADLGPDDVDVAELHDMFTILEFLQSEDLGFFEKGEGWKAVEEGRTEMGGDLPINPSGGLKSKGHPLGASGVAQVYEIYEQLRGEAGKRQVDRADTGLACNVGGFGNCVITTLMEAV